In Hermetia illucens chromosome 1, iHerIll2.2.curated.20191125, whole genome shotgun sequence, one genomic interval encodes:
- the LOC119654144 gene encoding NADH dehydrogenase [ubiquinone] 1 beta subcomplex subunit 11, mitochondrial: MAALIRLNNKLLVQNCLSQVLRNARLISTSQKKSDTATIASCPKPEATSETAAAQKKNWVNYGFDFGNKTEDRSATKSSFFFSVTLCLVWGTFIWAYLPDNQLRDWSQREAYLELRRREAAGLEPIDPNYINPSKIDLPSDEELGDTEIII; this comes from the coding sequence ATGGCGGCTTTGATCCgattaaataataaattgctTGTGCAAAACTGTCTCTCGCAAGTCCTGCGAAATGCCCGCCTAATTTCCACCTCACAGAAAAAGAGTGACACTGCCACAATTGCAAGTTGCCCAAAACCTGAGGCCACATCGGAAACAGCCGCTGCACAGAAGAAAAATTGGGTAAATTATGGTTTCGACTTCGGCAATAAGACCGAGGACAGGAGTGCAACCAaatcttcattcttcttctctgTAACGCTCTGCCTCGTATGGGGTACATTTATCTGGGCCTACCTTCCCGATAACCAATTGCGGGATTGGTCTCAACGTGAAGCATATCTGGAACTTCGAAGACGGGAGGCCGCTGGCTTGGAGCCCATCGATCCTAACTACATCAACCCCAGCAAAATTGATCTGCCAAGTGACGAGGAGCTGGGTGATACCgagattattatttaa
- the LOC119654130 gene encoding uncharacterized protein LOC119654130, with product METDFIDDFIEEYRKQPCLWQASSADFKNRKKRQEAYHKLIEVANKHGEHYNIERTKQKINNLRCAFRHQLRKFTESKNKTSGKEDTYCPKRRYFESLMFLLNEERPDKAKVDIKVDAAEMPTKTVDYPLNAEAEESKDTPAEIVIRPQSQTIQGTTVQSVPTSKEEIVFETQPYPSTPKENRLHIEVQANDEVNFLWPRINRPAKPGENNIIHMAASEIVEQDARPSSACSQASSPSTRSENAPKKVKIDCSATDFEKLLNLACSKTSTTDTNEDNFSIFGKMVAYKLRSMDAQQCIIAEKLITDILLDGQMKMLTYPARNTIPYRQETGHAFVISGLNINGTTEQPSDRAQYSTQTIQYNAGNGSQI from the coding sequence ATGGAAACCGATTTTATTGATGATTTTATTGAAGAGTATCGCAAGCAACCGTGTCTGTGGCAGGCAAGTTCAGCAGATTtcaaaaatcggaaaaagcgCCAAGAGGCTTACCATAAACTCATTGAAGTGGCGAACAAACACGGGGAGCACTACAATATCGAAAGaaccaaacaaaaaatcaacaatttgAGATGTGCATTTCGGCATCAACTACGCAAATTTACAGAGAGCAAGAATAAAACGAGTGGAAAAGAGGACACCTACTGTCCCAAACGTCGCTACTTTGAAAGTTTAATGTTCTTGCTAAACGAGGAGCGACCAGACAAGGCGAAAGTAGATATCAAGGTAGACGCAGCCGAGATGCCGACGAAGACGGTTGACTATCCCCTGAACGCTGAAGCAGAGGAAAGTAAAGACACACCGGCGGAAATTGTCATTCGCCCGCAATCACAGACTATCCAGGGCACAACAGTCCAAAGTGTTCCAACATCGAAAGAGGAGATTGTCTTTGAGACGCAACCATATCCCTCAACGCCCAAGGAAAATCGTCTGCACATAGAAGTGCAAGCCAACGACGAAGTCAATTTTCTATGGCCGAGAATAAATAGGCCAGCGAAGCCTGGCGAGAACAACATTATCCACATGGCAGCGTCGGAGATCGTTGAGCAGGACGCCCGTCCATCGTCGGCATGTTCCCAAGCATCATCGCCTTCAACCCGCAGTGAAAATGCACCGAAAAAGGTGAAAATCGATTGTAGTGCAACTGATTTCGAGAAATTATTGAACCTAGCATGTAGTAAAACTAGCACGACGGATACGAATGAGGATAACTTTTCCATATTCGGGAAAATGGTGGCATACAAACTGCGCTCTATGGACGCGCAACAGTGCATCATTGCCGAGAAGTTAATTACGGACATCCTTTTGGATGGACAAATGAAAATGCTTACGTATCCTGCACGAAATACCATACCATATCGGCAGGAAACAGGACACGCTTTCGTTATATCTGGTTTGAATATCAACGGAACGACGGAGCAGCCTAGCGACCGAGCTCAATACTCAACACAAACGATACAATATAACGCAGGCAATGGATCTCAAATATAG